In Brachypodium distachyon strain Bd21 chromosome 2, Brachypodium_distachyon_v3.0, whole genome shotgun sequence, one genomic interval encodes:
- the LOC100839395 gene encoding auxin-responsive protein IAA17 gives MSPPLELDYIGLSPPAAATDDLKGTELRLGLPGSESPERRVAAAAATTLELLPTKGAKRGFSDEVPSPPPAAAAGKGKKVAEEEEDKKVTATPQPAAKAQVVGWPPIRSYRKNTMATNQLKSSKEDADAKQGQGFLYVKVSMDGAPYLRKVDLKTYKNYKDLSTALEKMFIGFTTGKDALSENRKDGEYVLTFEDKDGDWMLVGDVPWEMFADSCRRLRIMKGSDAIGLAPRAVEKSKNRN, from the exons ATGTCGCCCCCACTCGAGCTCGACTACATAGGcctctcgccgccggcagcggccaccgaCGACCTGAAGGGCACCGAGCTCCGCCTCGGTCTACCGGGTTCCGAGTCGCCGGAACGCCGCGTTGCTGCCGCGGCTGCCACCACCCTAGAGCTGCTCCCCACCAAGGGCGCCAAGCGCGGATTCTCCGACGAGGTGCCttcaccgccgcccgccgctgctgccggcaAGGGCAAGAAGgtggcggaggaagaagaggacaaGAAAGTGACCGCAACGCCGCAGCCGGCCGCGAA GGCTCAGGTGGTGGGATGGCCACCAATCCGGAGCTACCGCAAGAACACTATGGCGACCAACCAGCTGAAGAGCAGCAAGGAGGACGCCGATGCCAAGCAGGGTCAGGGGTTCCTCTACGTCAAGGTCAGCATGGATGGCGCACCGTACCTGAGGAAGGTCGACCTCAAGACATACAAGAACTACAAGGACCTGTCCACCGCGCTCGAGAAGATGTTCATCGGCTTCACAACTG GCAAGGATGCTTTATCTGAGAACCGTAAGGATGGCGAGTATGTGCTGACTTTTGAAGACAAGGATGGAGACTGGATGCTCGTTGGCGACGTTCCATGGGA GATGTTTGCTGACTCCTGCCGTAGGCTCAGGATCATGAAAGGTTCAGATGCAATTGGACTCG